From one Ctenopharyngodon idella isolate HZGC_01 chromosome 15, HZGC01, whole genome shotgun sequence genomic stretch:
- the tagln gene encoding transgelin isoform X1 → MAAQQGTMANKGPSYGLSRQVQDKIEQKYDTELEARLVEWIVAQCGPAVGKPEAGKLGFQTWLKDGCVLCELINSLCKDKPVKKIQSSSMAFKQMEQVSQFLNAAERYGVIKTDMFQTVDLWEGKDLAAVQRTLMALGSIAVTKDDGAFRGDPNWFFKKAQENRRDFSDDQMKEGKNVIGLQMGSNKGASQSGMTGYGRPRQIMNP, encoded by the exons CAGGGAACTATGGCAAACAAGGGTCCATCTTATGGGCTGAGCCGCCAAGTGCAGGATAAAATTGAGCAGAAGTATGACACTGAACTGGAGGCACGTTTGGTGGAGTGGATTGTGGCTCAGTGTGGGCCGGCGGTGGGAAAGCCAGAGGCAGGAAAACTGGGTTTCCAGACCTGGCTCAAAGATGGATGT GTTTTGTGTGAGCTCATCAATAGTCTGTGTAAGGACAAGCCCGTAAAGAAGATCCAGAGCTCCAGTATGGCTTTCAAACAGATGGAGCAGGTGTCACAGTTCCTCAATGCTGCGGAGCGATACGGCGTCATCAAAACCGACATGTTTCAGACGGTAGATCTGTGGGAGG GAAAGGACTTGGCCGCAGTGCAGAGGACACTCATGGCTCTGGGTAGCATCGCGGTCACAAAAGATGATGGCGCCTTCCGTGGAGATCCCAACTGGTTCTTCAA GAAAGCTCAGGAGAACCGAAGAGATTTCTCTGACGACCAGATGAAAGAGGGGAAAAATGTCATCGGCCTGCAGATGGGATCCAATAAAGGGGCGTCCCAGAGTGGCATGACAGGCTATGGTCGACCTCGACAGATCATGAACCCATGA
- the tagln gene encoding transgelin isoform X5: protein MANKGPSYGLSRQVQDKIEQKYDTELEARLVEWIVAQCGPAVGKPEAGKLGFQTWLKDGCVLCELINSLCKDKPVKKIQSSSMAFKQMEQVSQFLNAAERYGVIKTDMFQTVDLWEGKDLAAVQRTLMALGSIAVTKDDGAFRGDPNWFFKKAQENRRDFSDDQMKEGKNVIGLQMGSNKGASQSGMTGYGRPRQIMNP, encoded by the exons ATGGCAAACAAGGGTCCATCTTATGGGCTGAGCCGCCAAGTGCAGGATAAAATTGAGCAGAAGTATGACACTGAACTGGAGGCACGTTTGGTGGAGTGGATTGTGGCTCAGTGTGGGCCGGCGGTGGGAAAGCCAGAGGCAGGAAAACTGGGTTTCCAGACCTGGCTCAAAGATGGATGT GTTTTGTGTGAGCTCATCAATAGTCTGTGTAAGGACAAGCCCGTAAAGAAGATCCAGAGCTCCAGTATGGCTTTCAAACAGATGGAGCAGGTGTCACAGTTCCTCAATGCTGCGGAGCGATACGGCGTCATCAAAACCGACATGTTTCAGACGGTAGATCTGTGGGAGG GAAAGGACTTGGCCGCAGTGCAGAGGACACTCATGGCTCTGGGTAGCATCGCGGTCACAAAAGATGATGGCGCCTTCCGTGGAGATCCCAACTGGTTCTTCAA GAAAGCTCAGGAGAACCGAAGAGATTTCTCTGACGACCAGATGAAAGAGGGGAAAAATGTCATCGGCCTGCAGATGGGATCCAATAAAGGGGCGTCCCAGAGTGGCATGACAGGCTATGGTCGACCTCGACAGATCATGAACCCATGA
- the tagln gene encoding transgelin isoform X3, producing the protein MAAQGTMANKGPSYGLSRQVQDKIEQKYDTELEARLVEWIVAQCGPAVGKPEAGKLGFQTWLKDGCVLCELINSLCKDKPVKKIQSSSMAFKQMEQVSQFLNAAERYGVIKTDMFQTVDLWEGKDLAAVQRTLMALGSIAVTKDDGAFRGDPNWFFKKAQENRRDFSDDQMKEGKNVIGLQMGSNKGASQSGMTGYGRPRQIMNP; encoded by the exons GGAACTATGGCAAACAAGGGTCCATCTTATGGGCTGAGCCGCCAAGTGCAGGATAAAATTGAGCAGAAGTATGACACTGAACTGGAGGCACGTTTGGTGGAGTGGATTGTGGCTCAGTGTGGGCCGGCGGTGGGAAAGCCAGAGGCAGGAAAACTGGGTTTCCAGACCTGGCTCAAAGATGGATGT GTTTTGTGTGAGCTCATCAATAGTCTGTGTAAGGACAAGCCCGTAAAGAAGATCCAGAGCTCCAGTATGGCTTTCAAACAGATGGAGCAGGTGTCACAGTTCCTCAATGCTGCGGAGCGATACGGCGTCATCAAAACCGACATGTTTCAGACGGTAGATCTGTGGGAGG GAAAGGACTTGGCCGCAGTGCAGAGGACACTCATGGCTCTGGGTAGCATCGCGGTCACAAAAGATGATGGCGCCTTCCGTGGAGATCCCAACTGGTTCTTCAA GAAAGCTCAGGAGAACCGAAGAGATTTCTCTGACGACCAGATGAAAGAGGGGAAAAATGTCATCGGCCTGCAGATGGGATCCAATAAAGGGGCGTCCCAGAGTGGCATGACAGGCTATGGTCGACCTCGACAGATCATGAACCCATGA